The region AACTTTTCGACAACCATTCTCCTACTCATTTAGCAGGGGTGCAACCTGCCACCCGCTACACCGCTTTAACATGCAGAGCTGTTAATGTGATCAATATCACACTTTATAATCAACATGGTGATAATACATTCACTTTGTATTAACGCCATTAGAACAGCGGTACCGACAATGTGGTATTCTGATGATATCCCTCGTGGAATTGAGGGATTAACGCAAATTTTTCTCCTTTGCGGTCAATTCTCAACCGCGAAGTTAAAACTACATATGTAAGCAATGTCGAAACAAGGAGTGACCCATGCAGGTCAGCAGAAGGCAGTTCTTTAAGATCTGCGCTGGCGGTATGGCAGGCACCACGGCAGCGGCACTGGGCTTTGCGCCCGGCGTAGCGCTGGCGGAAACGCGGCAGTATAAACTGCTGCGCACCCGTGAAACCCGTAATACCTGTACGTACTGCTCTGTCGGTTGCGGGCTGTTGATGTATAGCCTCGGCGACGGTGCTAAAAACGCCAAAGCGTCTATTTTCCATATCGAAGGCGACCCGGATCATCCGGTCAACCGCGGCGCATTGTGCCCGAAAGGGGCCGGTCTGGTGGACTTTATCCACTCCGAAAGCCGCCTCAAATTCCCGGAATATCGCGCGCCAGGCTCCGACAAATGGCAGCAAATCAGCTGGGAAGAGGCGTTCGACCGCATCGCAAAACACATTAAAGAAGACCGCGATGCCAACTTTGTTGAGAAGAACGCCGACGGCGTTACGGTAAACCGCTGGCTCTCCACCGGGATGCTGTGTGCCTCTGCTTCCAGCAACGAAACCGGTTATTTAACCCAGAAATTTACGCGCGCACTCGGTATGCTCGCGGTCGACAACCAGGCGCGTGTCTGACACGGACCAACGGTAGCAAGTCTTGCTCCAACATTTGGTCGCGGTGCGATGACCAACCACTGGGTCGACATCAAGAACGCCAACCTCATTGTGGTGATGGGCGGTAACGCCGCTGAAGCGCACCCTGTCGGGTTCCGCTGGGCGATGGAAGCCAAAATCCACAACGGTGCGAAACTGATTGTGATCGATCCCCGCTTTACGCGAACTGCGTCAGTGGCGGATTTCTACACCCCTATTCGTTCAGGTACTGACATCACTTTCCTGTCAGGCGTATTGCTGTACCTGATGACCAACGAAAAATATAACCGCGAATACACCGAAGCTTATACCAACGCCAGCCTGATCGTGCGTGAGGATTACCACTTCGAAGATGGCCTGTTCAGCGGTTACGACGCCGAAAAACGCAAATACGACAAAACCAGCTGGAACTACGAGCTGGATGAGAAAGGCTTTGCGAAGCGCGATACCACTCTGCAACACCCGCGCTGCGTGTGGAACCTGCTGAAAGAGCACGTTTCCCGCTACACGCCGGAGGTTGTCGAAAACATCTGCGGTACGCCGAAGGCAGACTTCCTGAAGGTGTGCGAGCTTATCGCCGAAACCAGCGCGAAAGACAAAACCGCGTCGTTCCTGTATGCCCTCGGCTGGACGCAGCACTCCATCGGTGCGCAGAACATCCGTACCATGGCGATGGTTCAGCTCCTGCTCGGCAACATGGGGATGGCAGGCGGCGGCGTGAACGCCCTGCGCGGTCACTCCAACATTCAGGGTCTGACCGACCTCGGCCTGCTGTCTCAAAGCCTGCCGGGTTACATGAACCTGCCAAGCGAGAAACAGACCGATCTGCAAACCTACCTGACGGCCAGCACGCCTAAACCGCTGCTCGAAGGTCAGGTAAACTACTGGGGCAACTATCCGAAGTTCTTCGTCTCGATGATGAAAGCCTTCTTCGGTGATAAAGCAACGGCGGAAAACAGCTGGGGCTTTGACTGGCTACCGAAGTGGGACAAGGGTTACGACGTTCTGCAGTATTTCGAGATGATGCACCAGGGCAAAGTGAACGGCTATCTGTGCCAGGGCTTTAACCCGGTGGCCTCGTTCCCGAACAAGAACAAGGTTGTTGAGTCTCTGTCGAAGCTGAAGTTCCTGGTGACGATTGACCCGCTCAATACCGAGACTTCAACTTTCTGGCAGAACCACGGTGAATCGAACGACGTCGATCCGTCGAAGATTCAGACCGAAGTGTTCCGTCTGCCGTCGACCTGCTTCGCGGAAGAGAACGGTTCTATCGTCAACTCCGGACGCTGGCTGCAGTGGCACTGGAAAGGCGCGGACGCCCCGGGCATCGCCATGAACGACGGCGAGATCCTGGCCGGCATCTTCTTACGCCTGCGTAAGATGTACGCGGAAGAAGGCGGCGCGAACCCTGAGCCGGTGCTGAACATGACCTGGAACTACTCGACGCCGGAAAATCCAGCGCCGGAAGAAGTGGCGATGGAGAGCAACGGTAAGGCACTGGCGGACGTTATCGATCCGGCCACCGGTACCGTGCTGGCGAAGAAAGGCGATCAGCTCAGCACCTTCGCGCACCTGCGCGATGACGGTACCACGTCAAGCGGCTGCTGGATCT is a window of Enterobacter cloacae complex sp. ECNIH7 DNA encoding:
- the fdnG gene encoding formate dehydrogenase-N subunit alpha, producing MQVSRRQFFKICAGGMAGTTAAALGFAPGVALAETRQYKLLRTRETRNTCTYCSVGCGLLMYSLGDGAKNAKASIFHIEGDPDHPVNRGALCPKGAGLVDFIHSESRLKFPEYRAPGSDKWQQISWEEAFDRIAKHIKEDRDANFVEKNADGVTVNRWLSTGMLCASASSNETGYLTQKFTRALGMLAVDNQARVUHGPTVASLAPTFGRGAMTNHWVDIKNANLIVVMGGNAAEAHPVGFRWAMEAKIHNGAKLIVIDPRFTRTASVADFYTPIRSGTDITFLSGVLLYLMTNEKYNREYTEAYTNASLIVREDYHFEDGLFSGYDAEKRKYDKTSWNYELDEKGFAKRDTTLQHPRCVWNLLKEHVSRYTPEVVENICGTPKADFLKVCELIAETSAKDKTASFLYALGWTQHSIGAQNIRTMAMVQLLLGNMGMAGGGVNALRGHSNIQGLTDLGLLSQSLPGYMNLPSEKQTDLQTYLTASTPKPLLEGQVNYWGNYPKFFVSMMKAFFGDKATAENSWGFDWLPKWDKGYDVLQYFEMMHQGKVNGYLCQGFNPVASFPNKNKVVESLSKLKFLVTIDPLNTETSTFWQNHGESNDVDPSKIQTEVFRLPSTCFAEENGSIVNSGRWLQWHWKGADAPGIAMNDGEILAGIFLRLRKMYAEEGGANPEPVLNMTWNYSTPENPAPEEVAMESNGKALADVIDPATGTVLAKKGDQLSTFAHLRDDGTTSSGCWIFAGSWTPKGNQMANRDNADPSGLGNTLGWAWAWPLNRRILYNRASADPQGNPWDPKRQLLKWDGAKWGGVDIPDYSTAAPGSDVGPFIMQPEGMGRLFAIDKMAEGPFPEHYEPFETPLGTNPLHPNVVSNPAARIFKGDFEALGKKDKFPYVGTTYRLTEHFHYWTKHALLNAIAQPEQFVEIGEKLAGKLGIAHGDTVKVSSNRGYIKAKAVVTKRIRTLNVHGQQVDTIGIPIHWGYEGVAKKGFIANTLTPFVGDANTQTPEFKAFLVNVEKV